The genomic region catccatatccctaaggttgtcaaatttatgggcatacaattgggaaaaataattcctaattattgttttaatttcctgtttattagaggtgaattcacccttttcatttttgatactggtaatttgattttcttctttctttttttaatcaaattaaccaaaggtttatcaattttattggtttttttttttcataaaaccagctctccattttatttattaatttaatagttttcttgatttcaattttattaatctctcctttaattttcagtatttctaatttggtatttaattggggattttctatttgttcttcttctagctttttcagttgcatgcccaaatcattgatctcctttttctctattttattcatataagcatttacagatataaaacttcccctaagaactgcttttgctgcatcccataagttttggtatgttgtctcattattgtctttctcttgaatgaagttattaattgtttctctgatttgttctttggcccactcattctttagaattagattatttagttttcaattaatttttagcttatttttccatggttctttattacaaataatttttgttgcatcatgatctgaaaaggatgctttgactaccttgcctttctgcactggattgtgaggtttttatgccctagtacatggtcaatttttgagtatgtgccatgtaccactgagaaaaaagcatattcctttttatccccatttagttttctccagaggtctatcatatctgccttttctaaaattctattcacctccttaacttctttcttgtttattttgaggttagatttatcaagttcagagagggggacgttgaggtcccccactagcatggttttgctgtctatttcttctgtaactcccttaacttctcctctatgtatttgcctgctataccacttggtgcatatatgttaaataatgacattgcttcattgtttatggtgccttttagcaggatgtatggtccttccttatctcttttagttcgatctgcaggatgtagtgtccttccttatctcttttagttagatctGCAGGAtgcagtgtccttccttatctcttttaattagatctatctttgcttttgctttgtctgacattaGGATTgccacctctgcttttttttactttagctgaagcacaatatattctactccagccttttacctttacactgtgtgtatccccctgtttcaaatgtgtttcttgtaaacagcatattataggattatggtttttaatccattctgctatctgcttccattttatggtagagttcatcccattcacattcacagttatgattactctctgtgtctttttctccataaaTAAACCCAAATCCCAACAAAAATACCTAAACTAAGACTACCCACTTGCTAAATTTTgcaataaaatgctattttcttaattcttcagGCTAAATCACACATATGAATATTAAAATCCAGATCAGTTTCTTTTGGAAAGCACAGTTACATACAGCACCAAGTAAGATGTCAGTGAATGCATTCCAGCTGTAAACTGAGTGTCTCCAAAAACAGAGGACTAGGCTCTGGAAGGGGAATAAATATTAAAGGCCTTctcaaaatataaaacaacaaagaaactCAATAACAGACTGAAAATCAGTAACTACACACgcacaaaaataagaaaacttaaggaaaaagaaaagatttcaaaattcccacattgtatgtttgtgtttttttaaacaatgctACTGTACTATGTATTCCACACAGTGACTGTAGCCCAGCAAACGATGAATTCTATCATTGTAGATGGTGTAGCAACATAAAGCTCTCCCCACACGTGTGATCATCTTttctctaaaacaaaacaaaagcaaaaaaacaaaacaacccaccTAAAAAGAACAAGTACAAGTGTCACTTATTGgctttttcaattctttcctaAATGTCTGATCATCATTAACTCAGTGATGGGCATAAGGCCATTCTAGGGTTAACATTAACTGATGTGCAACACTGAGAACAAGGAGACAGGTGGCTCCTTGATTCTTTTCCGAGCAACATGAACTGGAAATCTGGCCGTGGCTATCTGTCTTTGCTGCCACCACAAAAACCATGACCTGACATTTCCACAGTAAAAGATTACTCCCTATGAATGAACAGTGGTTTGGAATTCATCTATGCCATTATGCCAGTTCAGCTTAAATGAATAGTGTGTACTCTGGTCTTCTTGTCTGAATAATTTTTGGTTTGGGTTTCTTCATTCCTTCAGCCTCATCATCCTCTTTATTTTCCTGATCGCTCTCACGTACATGGACCACCTCACTGGGAGTGGTGTCAGTTGCTGCatgcaattcatatttttcaccTGGCCCTGGCTTGGAGATAGCATATAAAAGATCATAATTAATGACTGGAGTAGCATCTTCCACTTGTTTCCAGCCAGCaggcagagaggtaggaggagaaatcAAAAACTGTTTGTCTGGATTAGGTGGAGCCAAGTTTGAACTTCCTATGTGCAAAGTCtgagcaaaatataatttcatttccttcccaAGAAACTCGATCTTGTGGAGCTGCAGTTGGGCATCTGCTGCAGACAATGGGTTACTGAAGTTTATTCATACTTATCTGAAGCTCTTAAAATACTTAAATGTGATGGCCTTGTCATATGTTCTAACGAAAGATTCAAATTTGGCCCTGGTTTCACTTTCGCAGAAGACATAACTGTGTGCAACACAGGCTGTCAAGGAGCTAAAACTGTAGTTAAAATTTCTAAAATGCATCTTGGCTCTTTTTAAACTGCTAATGGTAGCTAGAGAGAAGAGTGGTAAAGTCCTGAGTGGAGTACTTTTTAAAGAAGCtacctgggtctcaatttctttatctggaaaatgaaggctttgaactagatgacctttatgaTCCCTTCTCATTCTAACATTCCATAAATCTATGATATAATGTTATCTGTACTAAAATATTAACTTATATTGTGACCTCTCCCAAAGGATACTTATTTTAATAGGAAGATGGGTTAAAAACCAAAATGCcttcaatttaacaaaaattaagCATTTGGTATACTAGGCATTATGCTAGgaccta from Trichosurus vulpecula isolate mTriVul1 chromosome 8, mTriVul1.pri, whole genome shotgun sequence harbors:
- the LOC118829576 gene encoding LOW QUALITY PROTEIN: calcipressin-1-like (The sequence of the model RefSeq protein was modified relative to this genomic sequence to represent the inferred CDS: substituted 2 bases at 2 genomic stop codons); the protein is MHFRNFNYSFSSLTACVAHSYVFCESETRAKFESFVRTYDKAITFKYFKSFRXVXINFSNPLSAADAQLQLHKIEFLGKEMKLYFAQTLHIGSSNLAPPNPDKQFLISPPTSLPAGWKQVEDATPVINYDLLYAISKPGPGEKYELHAATDTTPSEVVHVRESDQENKEDDEAEGMKKPKPKIIQTRRPEYTLFI